A single genomic interval of Daucus carota subsp. sativus chromosome 1, DH1 v3.0, whole genome shotgun sequence harbors:
- the LOC108203087 gene encoding protein ENHANCED DOWNY MILDEW 2 isoform X1 — MASSDDEGEPVLHSVTDYNFVDGSDDPVSFSELPVQWSDGERTGGKQKQIFMHGSIDNGLQKIYKQAEAWKFELSNMKPEISLLISKENNWMKLEKPRKSHENIFRTILITLQSLHFLRRNPEASGRALCEHLCKVFRFEPGPCENDLVDHASLISEAVKRDEGLAKAKILTTFLDKDPKKWNFFDKSQDAEASTTTKPAFIVDDDIIDETEEAESDDEEQGDKVCAICDNGGDILCCEGKCLRSFHATEEAGLDSDCVSLGFSDEQVEAIQNFYCKNCRYKCHQCFSCGKLGSSDDKSSDCEVFRCVSGECGRFYHPHCVSKLLHPSREFEAKELEGKISSGASFTCPFHKCCVCKQTETEGDPELRFAMCRRCPKSYHKKCLPREIVFDGSDDADDVLPRAWEKLMPKKRILIYCLEHEIDEELATPLRNHIKFPNVRKQASEMVSSKEKVPMKKKDLVVGDDSRKRIVKPTIGRDKVCSAAKQGVPLRKGVGKVTEVASSRKTKVKDLSRKPLSKTSSMVKSTQNKRKPSLGLSLFSLMNPGPEPSEDNAAADGEHGRISTVKSVASEASGLPPLEADSESRILALMKDATSSITLSEITEKHKVPTTHAYSSKHAVDRTITMGKVEGSVEALREAVKKLEEGGSIEDAKAVCGPGLLNEMMKWKSKLRVYLAPFLHGMRYTSFGRHFTKIDKLEKVLRCKMICGVIMHISKEVFWNLIRRICLQVVDKLHWYAEDGDMIVDFCCGANDFSCLMKKKLEDAGKKCYFKNYDVMQPKNDFNFEKRDWMTVDPNELPSGSKLIMGLNPPFGVKSALANKFIDKALKFRPKLIALIVPPETERLDTKDPPYDLVFEDSELLAGKSFYLPGSVDVNDKQMDQWNAKPPPLSFWSRKDWTDKHHVIAKKYGDLHTRQEILKRDDTFKDLYTHEYPPEDKRLSKDIPMQSYTTEKAEQRKETATSVAESHKEGLLSNLGGSGCEINDRRKNQFDEKSIKKCGDENQRLGSGELLQEQKWRRGSDATSLEDKQKKRGSSGVLVEDKQKLKASGEMLQEDKKKIGGSGESSLEKLRQRGPVEVFSEDRNKIGESVKRSVELRKTRTDEISMDKKRKGSHDISPDGKNKRREINEVEVRHDRRGSHEISPDDKKIKGSYEMSPEVRQKVIGSRELSPIGMQNSSFLRRQYQPLETTSLAGIQPEKYQHFDVRVPGSQQFGARYDGVREDAMPYRYEAIHDNHYQSSLYENRISEAQFPGYQREGIDYHGYMPHIENPPCQRSGYFGSHDPRITTPYENFGPATNLSYNRNTTSATQRYAPRLDELNQPRANNIGPDPAFPTGGVYDPRAPRQYLDPNGYPPGPYFRQ; from the exons ATGGCGTCTTCAGATGACGAGGGTGAACCTGTTCTTCATTCTGTCACAGACTACAACTTTGTTGATGGCAGTGATGATCCCGTTTCGTTTTCGGAGTTACCTGTTCAGTGGAGTGATGGTGAGAGAACCGGGGGTAAACAGAAGCAGATATTCATGCATGGGTCTATTGATAATGGGCTTCAGAAAATATATAAGCAGGCTGAAGCGTGGAAGTTTGAACTTTCCAATATGAAACCTGAAATATCATTACTCATATCGAAGGAAAATAATTGGATGAAGCTTGAAAAGCCAAGAAAGAgtcatgaaaatatatttagaacAATTTTGATTACTCTACAATCCTTACATTTTTTGAGAAGAAATCCAGAGGCATCTGGGAGAGCTTTATGTGAGCACCTATGTAAAGTTTTCAG GTTCGAGCCTGGTCCTTGTGAAAATGATTTGGTGGATCACGCCAGTTTAATATCTGAAGCTGTTAAGAGGGATGAAGGACTAGCTAAAGCTAAG ATTTTAACTACATTCCTGGACAAGGATCCCAAGAAATGGAATTTTTTTGACAAG TCACAGGATGCAGAAGCTAGTACTACAACAAAGCCTGCATTTATAGTTGATGATGATATCATTGATGAAACTGAAGAAGCGGAATCTGATGATGAGGAGCAGGGTGATAAAGTTTGTGCAATTTGTGATAATGGTGGTGACATATTGTG TTGTGAAGGCAAGTGTCTAAGGTCATTTCATGCAACTGAAGAAGCTGGTCTGGATTCAGATTGTGTATCACTTGGTTTTTCTGACGAACAAGTGGAG GCAATACAGAACTTCTATTGTAAGAATTGCAGATATAAATGTCACCAATGCTTTTCTTGTGGTAAGCTGGGGTCATCCGACGACAAATCTTCTGATTGTGAG GTCTTTCGCTGCGTATCCGGGGAATGTGGTCGATTTTATCATCCACATTGTGTTTCGAAGTTGTTACACCCTTCTAGGGAATTCGAAGCTAAAGAGCTTGAGGGGAAGATTAGCAGTGGGGCATCATTCACATGTCCATTTCACAAATGCTGCGTATGCAAACAGACAGAAACCGAGGGGGATCCTGAATTGAGGTTTGCAATGTGTAGACGTTGTCCAAAGTCTTACCACAAGAAATGTTTACCAAG AGAAATTGTTTTTGATGGGTCGGATGATGCGGATGATGTTTTACCTAGAGCATGGGAAAAACTTATGCCAAAGAAGCGCATATTAATATATTGCTT AGAACATGAAATTGACGAGGAACTTGCCACTCCTTTGAGAAATCACATAAAATTTCCAAATGTGAGAAAGCAAGCTTCAGAAATGGTGTCAAGCAAAGAAAAAGTTCCAATGAAGAAAAAAGATCTTGTAGTAGGAGATGATTCAAGAAAGAGAATAGTGAAGCCAACTATTGGCAGAGATAAAGTGTGTAGTGCAGCCAAACAGGGTGTTCCTTTAAGAAAAGGTGTTGGAAAAGTTACTGAGGTAGCTTCttcaagaaaaacaaaagttaaGGATCTCTCTCGGAAGCCTTTGAGCAAGACATCCTCAATGGTCAAGTCCACCCAAAACAAACGAAAGCCTTCCTTAGGATTAAGCTTATTTAGCTTGATGAATCCAGGTCCTGAACCATCTGAAGATAATGCTGCAGCTGATGGTGAACATGGTCGGATCTCTACTGTTAAGTCTGTTGCAAGTGAAGCAAGTGGATTACCCCCTCTAGAAGCCGACTCTGAAAGCAG AATATTGGCCTTGATGAAAGATGCAACATCTTcaataacactgtctgagatcACTGAAAAGCACAAAGTGCCAACCACACATGCTTACTCGTCAAAACATGCTGTTGACAGAACCATTACCATGGGGAAGGTGGAGGGTTCTGTCGAG GCTCTCCGCGAAGCTGTGAAGAAGCTAGAAGAAGGGGGAAGTATTGAAGATGCAAAGGCTGTTTGTGGGCCAGGCCTTTTAAATGAAATGATGAAGTGGAAG AGCAAGCTTCGTGTATATCTTGCACCATTTCTACATGGCATGCGTTACACATCATTTGGTAGGCATTTCACGAAGATTGACAAGCTTGAAAAG GTATTGAGATGCAAGATGATCTGTGGTGTAATTATGCACATTTCTAAAGAAGTTTTTTGGAATCTGATTAGAAGAATATGTTTACAGGTTGTTGATAAGCTTCATTGGTATGCTGAAGACGGGGACATG ATTGTTGATTTCTGTTGTGGTGCAAATGACTTTAGCTGTCTCATGAAAAAAAAGCTCGAGGATGCTGGGAAGAAATGTTACTTCAAGAACTATGATGTCATGCAACCAAAG AATGATTTCAATTTTGAGAAGAGGGACTGGATGACCGTTGATCCAAATGAATTGCCATCAGGGTCAAAATTG ATAATGGGGCTAAACCCACCTTTTGGTGTCAAGTCTGCTCTTGCAAACAAATTTATCGATAAGGCTCTCAAATTTAGGCCGAAACTTATTGCTCTTATTGTTCCTCCAGAGACTGAAAG GTTAGATACAAAAGATCCTCCATATGACTTGGTTTTTGAGGATAGTGAATTACTGGCTGGCAAG TCCTTTTATTTGCCAGGCTCTGTTGATGTAAATGACAAACAAATGGACCAGTGGAATGCGAAGCCTCCACCACTGTCCTTTTGGAGCCGGAAGGACTGGACTGATAAACACCATGTGATTGCTAAAAAGTATGGTGACTTGCACACGAGGCAAGAAATATTGAAGAGGGATGATACTTTCAAAGATTTGTACACCCATGAGTATCCACCAGAGGATAAAAGGCTTTCTAAGGATATCCCCATGCAGTCATATACAACTGAAAAGGCTGAACAACGAAAAGAAACAGCAACCAGTGTGGCAGAGAGTCACAAAGAAGGGCTCCTTTCTAATTTAGGTGGTTCAGGATGTGAGATAAACGACAGGCGCAAGAATCAATttgatgagaaatcaattaagAAATGCGGTGATGAAAACCAGAGATTAGGATCAGGTGAGTTATTACAGGAGCAAAAATGGAGAAGAGGATCAGATGCAACATCACTAGAAGACAAACAGAAAAAGCGAGGATCAAGTGGCGTATTAGTGGAAGACAAACAGAAATTAAAAGCATCTGGTGAGATGTTGCAGGAGGACAAGAAGAAAATAGGGGGATCAGGTGAATCTTCTTTGGAAAAACTGAGGCAAAGGGGACCGGTTGAGGTATTCTCAGAGGACAGGAATAAAATTGGAGAATCAGTTAAAAGGTCGGTAGAACTGAGAAAGACTAGGACAGACGAGATATCTAtggacaaaaaaagaaaaggttCACATGACATATCACCAGACggtaaaaataaaagaagagaAATTAATGAGGTGGAGGTCAGACATGATAGAAGAGGATCACATGAGATATCACCAGacgacaaaaaaataaaagggtCATATGAGATGTCCCCAGAGGTCAGACAGAAAGTAATCGGGTCACGGGAATTATCACCAATTGGAATGCAGAACAGCAGTTTTCTGCGTCGCCAATATCAGCCCTTGGAGACCACTTCACTTGCAGGCATTCAGCCCGAAAAGTATCAGCACTTTGATGTTAGGGTACCTGGATCACAGCAGTTTGGAGCAAGATATGATGGGGTAAGGGAGGATGCCATGCCCTATAGGTACGAAGCTATACATGACAATCATTATCAAAGCTCATTGTATGAAAATAGGATTTCAGAAGCGCAGTTTCCAGGATATCAGAGGGAGGGCATTGATTATCATGGTTATATGCCACACATTGAGAATCCGCCATGTCAAAGAAGCGGCTATTTTGGTAGCCATGATCCTAGAATTACCACTCCATATGAGAATTTTGGCCCAGCTACTAATCTATCATATAATAGAAACACCACGTCAGCAACACAGCGGTATGCCCCTCGGCTTGATGAGTTAAACCAGCCTAGAGCAAACAATATAGGGCCTGATCCAGCTTTTCCGACAGGTGGTGTGTATGATCCTCGGGCACCCAGACAATACTTGGACCCGAATGGATATCCTCCTGGTCCTTATTTCAGGCAGTAA
- the LOC108203087 gene encoding protein ENHANCED DOWNY MILDEW 2 isoform X3, translating into MASSDDEGEPVLHSVTDYNFVDGSDDPVSFSELPVQWSDGERTGGKQKQIFMHGSIDNGLQKIYKQAEAWKFELSNMKPEISLLISKENNWMKLEKPRKSHENIFRTILITLQSLHFLRRNPEASGRALCEHLCKVFRFEPGPCENDLVDHASLISEAVKRDEGLAKAKILTTFLDKDPKKWNFFDKSQDAEASTTTKPAFIVDDDIIDETEEAESDDEEQGDKVCAICDNGGDILCCEGKCLRSFHATEEAGLDSDCVSLGFSDEQVEAIQNFYCKNCRYKCHQCFSCGKLGSSDDKSSDCEVFRCVSGECGRFYHPHCVSKLLHPSREFEAKELEGKISSGASFTCPFHKCCVCKQTETEGDPELRFAMCRRCPKSYHKKCLPREIVFDGSDDADDVLPRAWEKLMPKKRILIYCLEHEIDEELATPLRNHIKFPNVRKQASEMVSSKEKVPMKKKDLVVGDDSRKRIVKPTIGRDKVCSAAKQGVPLRKGVGKVTEVASSRKTKVKDLSRKPLSKTSSMVKSTQNKRKPSLGLSLFSLMNPGPEPSEDNAAADGEHGRISTVKSVASEASGLPPLEADSESRILALMKDATSSITLSEITEKHKVPTTHAYSSKHAVDRTITMGKVEGSVEALREAVKKLEEGGSIEDAKAVCGPGLLNEMMKWKSKLRVYLAPFLHGMRYTSFGRHFTKIDKLEKVVDKLHWYAEDGDMIVDFCCGANDFSCLMKKKLEDAGKKCYFKNYDVMQPKNDFNFEKRDWMTVDPNELPSGSKLIMGLNPPFGVKSALANKFIDKALKFRPKLIALIVPPETERLDTKDPPYDLVFEDSELLAGKSFYLPGSVDVNDKQMDQWNAKPPPLSFWSRKDWTDKHHVIAKKYGDLHTRQEILKRDDTFKDLYTHEYPPEDKRLSKDIPMQSYTTEKAEQRKETATSVAESHKEGLLSNLGGSGCEINDRRKNQFDEKSIKKCGDENQRLGSGELLQEQKWRRGSDATSLEDKQKKRGSSGVLVEDKQKLKASGEMLQEDKKKIGGSGESSLEKLRQRGPVEVFSEDRNKIGESVKRSVELRKTRTDEISMDKKRKGSHDISPDGKNKRREINEVEVRHDRRGSHEISPDDKKIKGSYEMSPEVRQKVIGSRELSPIGMQNSSFLRRQYQPLETTSLAGIQPEKYQHFDVRVPGSQQFGARYDGVREDAMPYRYEAIHDNHYQSSLYENRISEAQFPGYQREGIDYHGYMPHIENPPCQRSGYFGSHDPRITTPYENFGPATNLSYNRNTTSATQRYAPRLDELNQPRANNIGPDPAFPTGGVYDPRAPRQYLDPNGYPPGPYFRQ; encoded by the exons ATGGCGTCTTCAGATGACGAGGGTGAACCTGTTCTTCATTCTGTCACAGACTACAACTTTGTTGATGGCAGTGATGATCCCGTTTCGTTTTCGGAGTTACCTGTTCAGTGGAGTGATGGTGAGAGAACCGGGGGTAAACAGAAGCAGATATTCATGCATGGGTCTATTGATAATGGGCTTCAGAAAATATATAAGCAGGCTGAAGCGTGGAAGTTTGAACTTTCCAATATGAAACCTGAAATATCATTACTCATATCGAAGGAAAATAATTGGATGAAGCTTGAAAAGCCAAGAAAGAgtcatgaaaatatatttagaacAATTTTGATTACTCTACAATCCTTACATTTTTTGAGAAGAAATCCAGAGGCATCTGGGAGAGCTTTATGTGAGCACCTATGTAAAGTTTTCAG GTTCGAGCCTGGTCCTTGTGAAAATGATTTGGTGGATCACGCCAGTTTAATATCTGAAGCTGTTAAGAGGGATGAAGGACTAGCTAAAGCTAAG ATTTTAACTACATTCCTGGACAAGGATCCCAAGAAATGGAATTTTTTTGACAAG TCACAGGATGCAGAAGCTAGTACTACAACAAAGCCTGCATTTATAGTTGATGATGATATCATTGATGAAACTGAAGAAGCGGAATCTGATGATGAGGAGCAGGGTGATAAAGTTTGTGCAATTTGTGATAATGGTGGTGACATATTGTG TTGTGAAGGCAAGTGTCTAAGGTCATTTCATGCAACTGAAGAAGCTGGTCTGGATTCAGATTGTGTATCACTTGGTTTTTCTGACGAACAAGTGGAG GCAATACAGAACTTCTATTGTAAGAATTGCAGATATAAATGTCACCAATGCTTTTCTTGTGGTAAGCTGGGGTCATCCGACGACAAATCTTCTGATTGTGAG GTCTTTCGCTGCGTATCCGGGGAATGTGGTCGATTTTATCATCCACATTGTGTTTCGAAGTTGTTACACCCTTCTAGGGAATTCGAAGCTAAAGAGCTTGAGGGGAAGATTAGCAGTGGGGCATCATTCACATGTCCATTTCACAAATGCTGCGTATGCAAACAGACAGAAACCGAGGGGGATCCTGAATTGAGGTTTGCAATGTGTAGACGTTGTCCAAAGTCTTACCACAAGAAATGTTTACCAAG AGAAATTGTTTTTGATGGGTCGGATGATGCGGATGATGTTTTACCTAGAGCATGGGAAAAACTTATGCCAAAGAAGCGCATATTAATATATTGCTT AGAACATGAAATTGACGAGGAACTTGCCACTCCTTTGAGAAATCACATAAAATTTCCAAATGTGAGAAAGCAAGCTTCAGAAATGGTGTCAAGCAAAGAAAAAGTTCCAATGAAGAAAAAAGATCTTGTAGTAGGAGATGATTCAAGAAAGAGAATAGTGAAGCCAACTATTGGCAGAGATAAAGTGTGTAGTGCAGCCAAACAGGGTGTTCCTTTAAGAAAAGGTGTTGGAAAAGTTACTGAGGTAGCTTCttcaagaaaaacaaaagttaaGGATCTCTCTCGGAAGCCTTTGAGCAAGACATCCTCAATGGTCAAGTCCACCCAAAACAAACGAAAGCCTTCCTTAGGATTAAGCTTATTTAGCTTGATGAATCCAGGTCCTGAACCATCTGAAGATAATGCTGCAGCTGATGGTGAACATGGTCGGATCTCTACTGTTAAGTCTGTTGCAAGTGAAGCAAGTGGATTACCCCCTCTAGAAGCCGACTCTGAAAGCAG AATATTGGCCTTGATGAAAGATGCAACATCTTcaataacactgtctgagatcACTGAAAAGCACAAAGTGCCAACCACACATGCTTACTCGTCAAAACATGCTGTTGACAGAACCATTACCATGGGGAAGGTGGAGGGTTCTGTCGAG GCTCTCCGCGAAGCTGTGAAGAAGCTAGAAGAAGGGGGAAGTATTGAAGATGCAAAGGCTGTTTGTGGGCCAGGCCTTTTAAATGAAATGATGAAGTGGAAG AGCAAGCTTCGTGTATATCTTGCACCATTTCTACATGGCATGCGTTACACATCATTTGGTAGGCATTTCACGAAGATTGACAAGCTTGAAAAG GTTGTTGATAAGCTTCATTGGTATGCTGAAGACGGGGACATG ATTGTTGATTTCTGTTGTGGTGCAAATGACTTTAGCTGTCTCATGAAAAAAAAGCTCGAGGATGCTGGGAAGAAATGTTACTTCAAGAACTATGATGTCATGCAACCAAAG AATGATTTCAATTTTGAGAAGAGGGACTGGATGACCGTTGATCCAAATGAATTGCCATCAGGGTCAAAATTG ATAATGGGGCTAAACCCACCTTTTGGTGTCAAGTCTGCTCTTGCAAACAAATTTATCGATAAGGCTCTCAAATTTAGGCCGAAACTTATTGCTCTTATTGTTCCTCCAGAGACTGAAAG GTTAGATACAAAAGATCCTCCATATGACTTGGTTTTTGAGGATAGTGAATTACTGGCTGGCAAG TCCTTTTATTTGCCAGGCTCTGTTGATGTAAATGACAAACAAATGGACCAGTGGAATGCGAAGCCTCCACCACTGTCCTTTTGGAGCCGGAAGGACTGGACTGATAAACACCATGTGATTGCTAAAAAGTATGGTGACTTGCACACGAGGCAAGAAATATTGAAGAGGGATGATACTTTCAAAGATTTGTACACCCATGAGTATCCACCAGAGGATAAAAGGCTTTCTAAGGATATCCCCATGCAGTCATATACAACTGAAAAGGCTGAACAACGAAAAGAAACAGCAACCAGTGTGGCAGAGAGTCACAAAGAAGGGCTCCTTTCTAATTTAGGTGGTTCAGGATGTGAGATAAACGACAGGCGCAAGAATCAATttgatgagaaatcaattaagAAATGCGGTGATGAAAACCAGAGATTAGGATCAGGTGAGTTATTACAGGAGCAAAAATGGAGAAGAGGATCAGATGCAACATCACTAGAAGACAAACAGAAAAAGCGAGGATCAAGTGGCGTATTAGTGGAAGACAAACAGAAATTAAAAGCATCTGGTGAGATGTTGCAGGAGGACAAGAAGAAAATAGGGGGATCAGGTGAATCTTCTTTGGAAAAACTGAGGCAAAGGGGACCGGTTGAGGTATTCTCAGAGGACAGGAATAAAATTGGAGAATCAGTTAAAAGGTCGGTAGAACTGAGAAAGACTAGGACAGACGAGATATCTAtggacaaaaaaagaaaaggttCACATGACATATCACCAGACggtaaaaataaaagaagagaAATTAATGAGGTGGAGGTCAGACATGATAGAAGAGGATCACATGAGATATCACCAGacgacaaaaaaataaaagggtCATATGAGATGTCCCCAGAGGTCAGACAGAAAGTAATCGGGTCACGGGAATTATCACCAATTGGAATGCAGAACAGCAGTTTTCTGCGTCGCCAATATCAGCCCTTGGAGACCACTTCACTTGCAGGCATTCAGCCCGAAAAGTATCAGCACTTTGATGTTAGGGTACCTGGATCACAGCAGTTTGGAGCAAGATATGATGGGGTAAGGGAGGATGCCATGCCCTATAGGTACGAAGCTATACATGACAATCATTATCAAAGCTCATTGTATGAAAATAGGATTTCAGAAGCGCAGTTTCCAGGATATCAGAGGGAGGGCATTGATTATCATGGTTATATGCCACACATTGAGAATCCGCCATGTCAAAGAAGCGGCTATTTTGGTAGCCATGATCCTAGAATTACCACTCCATATGAGAATTTTGGCCCAGCTACTAATCTATCATATAATAGAAACACCACGTCAGCAACACAGCGGTATGCCCCTCGGCTTGATGAGTTAAACCAGCCTAGAGCAAACAATATAGGGCCTGATCCAGCTTTTCCGACAGGTGGTGTGTATGATCCTCGGGCACCCAGACAATACTTGGACCCGAATGGATATCCTCCTGGTCCTTATTTCAGGCAGTAA